From the Longimicrobium sp. genome, one window contains:
- a CDS encoding bifunctional precorrin-2 dehydrogenase/sirohydrochlorin ferrochelatase — protein MTPRLPLLVDAARLRVLVVGGGAVALRKVRGVVEAGGRPEIVSPELCGELRGVVEREELPWTARGWEEGDARGFHLVFAATNRAEVNARVAREAEEGGALVSVADDGAGSLFHLPAVIRREGVTVAFSTGGAAPLLARRLRERLEAVVTPGLGRAAARLAALRGEVQARWAGDEGRRRALWFALITPEFVDDAVAGRDEDVERRIGRCLSQS, from the coding sequence ATGACCCCCCGCCTTCCTCTCCTCGTGGATGCGGCGCGGCTGCGGGTGCTGGTGGTGGGCGGCGGGGCGGTGGCGCTGCGCAAGGTGCGCGGCGTGGTGGAGGCCGGCGGAAGGCCGGAGATCGTGTCGCCCGAGCTGTGCGGGGAGCTGCGGGGGGTGGTGGAGCGGGAGGAACTGCCGTGGACGGCGCGCGGGTGGGAAGAGGGCGATGCGCGCGGCTTCCACCTGGTGTTCGCGGCGACGAACCGGGCGGAGGTGAATGCCCGGGTGGCGCGCGAAGCCGAGGAAGGCGGGGCGCTGGTGAGCGTGGCGGACGATGGGGCGGGGTCGCTCTTTCACCTCCCCGCCGTCATCCGCAGGGAGGGCGTGACGGTGGCGTTCTCCACTGGGGGCGCGGCGCCGCTGCTGGCCAGGCGGCTGCGCGAGCGGCTGGAGGCGGTGGTCACGCCGGGGCTGGGGCGCGCCGCGGCACGACTGGCCGCCCTGCGCGGCGAGGTGCAGGCGCGCTGGGCCGGGGACGAGGGGCGCCGCCGGGCGCTCTGGTTTGCACTCATCACACCGGAATTCGTGGACGACGCGGTCGCGGGCCGGGACGAAGACGTGGAACGGCGGATCGGCCGATGCCTCTCGCAGTCGTAG
- the hemA gene encoding glutamyl-tRNA reductase: MPLAVVGVSHRTAPIELRERFAFGRAELPGALISLVEETGAETVVLSTCNRTEVYLAAPEGVDGTEVARAVLAGRVGMSAEGAARHLYLHRDRGAAEHLFRVSSGLDSMILGEPQIQGQVRDAYAVARETAAADGPVVGPALNRLFQTALNVGGRVRSETGLGIGAASVSSAAVDLAKKIFGSLKGRRALVLGAGEMSETTLECLRGEGVRTAIVANRTWDRARELAERWGGEAVRWEQFGDALAGVDIVICSTAAPHPVLTRERLRAALPSGAKRPLCIIDIALPRDVEPAVGDEPNVFLYDIDDLQAIVSGNMDRRRAELPAAEGIVGAGVDEFWSWYSSLAVVPTIRALRDHGERVRQAEVERALRSLQHLSAGDQQAIDALTRSLLNKLLHAPTVRLRQAAGNGRGTGVLDTVRYLFELEPDGSPQDQTPSE, from the coding sequence ATGCCTCTCGCAGTCGTAGGAGTCAGTCACCGCACGGCGCCGATCGAGCTCCGGGAACGGTTCGCCTTCGGGCGGGCCGAGCTTCCCGGCGCCCTGATCTCGCTGGTGGAGGAGACCGGCGCGGAAACGGTGGTGCTCTCCACCTGCAACCGCACCGAGGTCTACCTGGCCGCGCCCGAGGGGGTGGACGGCACCGAGGTCGCCCGCGCCGTCCTCGCCGGGCGGGTGGGGATGTCGGCCGAGGGCGCCGCGCGCCACCTCTACCTGCATCGCGACCGCGGCGCCGCCGAGCACCTATTTCGCGTCTCCAGCGGCCTGGACTCCATGATCCTGGGCGAGCCGCAGATCCAGGGTCAGGTGCGCGACGCCTACGCCGTGGCCCGCGAGACCGCCGCCGCCGACGGCCCCGTGGTCGGCCCCGCCCTCAACCGCCTCTTCCAGACCGCCCTCAACGTCGGCGGCAGGGTGCGCAGCGAGACGGGGCTGGGCATCGGCGCCGCCTCCGTGTCGTCCGCGGCGGTGGACCTGGCGAAGAAGATCTTTGGGTCGCTGAAGGGGCGGCGCGCGCTCGTTTTGGGCGCGGGCGAGATGAGCGAGACGACGCTGGAGTGCCTGCGCGGCGAGGGGGTGCGCACCGCCATCGTCGCCAACCGCACCTGGGACCGGGCACGGGAGCTGGCGGAGCGCTGGGGCGGCGAGGCGGTGCGCTGGGAGCAGTTCGGCGATGCGCTGGCGGGGGTGGACATCGTCATCTGCTCCACCGCGGCGCCGCATCCCGTGCTCACGCGCGAGCGGCTGCGCGCGGCGCTGCCCAGCGGCGCCAAGCGTCCGCTCTGCATCATCGACATCGCCCTGCCGCGCGACGTGGAGCCGGCGGTGGGCGACGAGCCGAACGTCTTCCTCTACGACATCGACGACCTGCAGGCCATCGTCAGCGGCAACATGGACCGCCGCCGCGCCGAGCTCCCCGCGGCGGAGGGGATCGTGGGCGCCGGGGTGGACGAGTTCTGGAGCTGGTACTCGTCACTGGCCGTGGTTCCCACCATCCGCGCGCTGCGCGACCACGGCGAGCGGGTGCGCCAGGCGGAGGTGGAGCGGGCCCTCCGCTCGCTGCAACACCTGTCGGCCGGCGACCAGCAGGCGATCGACGCGCTCACCCGCTCGCTCCTCAACAAGCTGCTCCACGCGCCCACCGTTCGCCTGCGCCAGGCCGCCGGCAACGGGCGCGGCACCGGCGTGCTGGACACCGTGCGCTACCTGTTCGAGCTGGAGCCGGACGGCTCCCCCCAAGACCAGACCCCATCGGAATGA
- a CDS encoding MotA/TolQ/ExbB proton channel family protein, with protein sequence MIIQTQHSEFGTAWQMVAEGSPSTQIIMAVLAILSLISWAVIVWKILQFRRLRGESDTFMRRVGGAQTTEDAYHAVTLMDASPFTRLFQRGLGFFREMRPGAARANSEVRGLSPAQLEVLRIVLEKEEGEERDDAARGVGWLAIIATVSPLLGLLGTVIGVMNSFMGVAREGSSSISVVAPGVAEALIATAGGLVVAIPAAMAYNFLTGKLNDFMGELEGISSELIATLAREGRI encoded by the coding sequence ATGATCATCCAGACGCAGCACAGCGAGTTCGGCACCGCCTGGCAGATGGTGGCGGAGGGCAGCCCGTCCACCCAGATCATCATGGCCGTCCTCGCGATCCTCTCGCTCATTTCGTGGGCGGTGATCGTGTGGAAGATCCTCCAGTTCCGCCGGCTGCGGGGCGAGAGCGACACCTTTATGCGCCGCGTGGGCGGGGCGCAGACCACCGAGGACGCCTACCACGCGGTCACGCTGATGGATGCGTCGCCTTTCACGCGCCTCTTCCAGCGCGGATTGGGCTTCTTTCGCGAGATGAGGCCCGGCGCGGCGCGCGCCAACAGCGAGGTGCGCGGCCTGTCGCCGGCGCAGCTCGAGGTGCTGCGCATCGTCCTCGAAAAGGAAGAGGGCGAGGAGCGCGACGACGCGGCGCGCGGCGTGGGCTGGCTCGCCATCATCGCCACCGTCTCGCCGCTGCTGGGGCTGCTGGGTACCGTGATCGGGGTGATGAACTCGTTCATGGGCGTGGCGCGCGAAGGGTCGAGCAGCATCAGCGTCGTGGCTCCCGGCGTGGCCGAGGCGCTGATCGCCACCGCGGGCGGGCTGGTCGTCGCCATTCCGGCCGCGATGGCGTACAACTTCCTCACGGGGAAGCTGAACGACTTCATGGGCGAGCTGGAGGGGATCAGCAGCGAGTTGATCGCCACGCTGGCGCGCGAGGGGCGCATCTAG
- a CDS encoding biopolymer transporter ExbD, translated as MPRRRGRGRGHDLGYSAEINVTSLVDVVLTLLVIFIITAPMMQGGVEVSIPRAQTQSVASPEGVVVSIDKTGAIFVGQAAVRWEEFTVQFPLLVKERGADNVYLRADEAVPYGRVVQVLGAMKGANVATVGLIAEPERPAGGR; from the coding sequence GTGCCGCGCCGGCGCGGGCGGGGACGCGGCCACGACCTTGGCTACAGCGCCGAGATCAACGTCACCTCGCTGGTGGACGTGGTGCTGACGCTGCTCGTGATCTTCATCATCACCGCGCCGATGATGCAGGGCGGCGTGGAGGTCAGCATCCCACGCGCGCAGACGCAGTCCGTCGCCTCGCCGGAAGGCGTCGTGGTGTCGATCGACAAGACGGGTGCCATCTTCGTGGGGCAGGCGGCTGTGCGGTGGGAGGAGTTCACCGTCCAGTTCCCGCTGCTGGTGAAGGAGCGCGGCGCGGACAACGTGTACCTGCGCGCGGACGAGGCGGTGCCGTACGGGCGCGTGGTGCAGGTGCTGGGCGCCATGAAGGGGGCCAACGTCGCCACCGTGGGCCTCATCGCCGAGCCCGAGCGGCCGGCGGGGGGGCGGTAG